A region from the Flavobacteriales bacterium genome encodes:
- a CDS encoding efflux RND transporter periplasmic adaptor subunit — translation MMRTTTIGLAVPLLLAACGGSEEQAAGGGPMPPMAVQVHVLKGEPLDNAITTTGTLMANEEVELVSELAGRITQIGFEEGGSVGAGQVLVRINDDELQAQLRKAEANLKLATDDEGRKKQLLAVSGISQEQYDASQAALAGLQADADDLRARIAKSTIRAPFSGKVGLRSVSEGGYVASNTIIARLQQTDPMKIEFAVPERYGRTMRPGAAITFTLEGDTATYAGAVYAVDPSVDAATRTVKVRARSANKDGRLIPGAFAKVDVRLERINDALVIPAEALIPDIQGQKVLLMKGGKAVSARVQLGNRSANSVQLTSGVQAGDSVIVTGLLALRDGAAVRALTRQAETKEVNGE, via the coding sequence ATGATGCGCACAACGACGATCGGATTGGCCGTTCCCTTGCTGCTTGCAGCGTGTGGTGGAAGTGAAGAGCAAGCGGCGGGGGGCGGACCAATGCCGCCGATGGCCGTGCAGGTGCATGTGCTGAAAGGCGAGCCGCTGGACAATGCGATCACCACCACCGGCACGTTGATGGCGAACGAGGAGGTGGAACTGGTGAGCGAACTCGCCGGACGTATCACGCAGATCGGTTTCGAGGAGGGCGGCAGCGTGGGCGCCGGGCAGGTGCTGGTGCGCATCAACGACGATGAGCTACAAGCGCAATTGCGCAAGGCAGAGGCCAACCTGAAACTGGCCACCGACGACGAGGGCCGCAAGAAGCAATTGCTGGCGGTGAGCGGCATCAGTCAGGAGCAATACGATGCGTCTCAAGCGGCCTTGGCGGGTCTGCAAGCGGATGCCGACGACCTGCGCGCGCGCATCGCGAAGAGCACCATCCGCGCGCCGTTCAGCGGCAAGGTGGGCCTGCGCAGTGTGAGTGAAGGCGGCTACGTGGCGAGCAACACCATCATCGCTCGATTGCAGCAAACGGACCCGATGAAGATCGAGTTCGCGGTGCCGGAGCGTTATGGTCGCACCATGAGGCCGGGTGCCGCGATCACCTTCACACTGGAGGGCGATACCGCGACCTATGCTGGCGCCGTGTACGCCGTGGACCCCAGCGTGGATGCCGCCACGCGCACCGTGAAGGTCCGTGCCCGCAGCGCGAACAAGGACGGCAGGCTGATCCCCGGCGCCTTCGCGAAAGTGGATGTGCGCTTGGAACGCATCAACGACGCACTGGTGATCCCCGCCGAAGCGCTGATCCCCGACATCCAAGGACAGAAAGTGCTCCTGATGAAAGGCGGCAAGGCCGTGAGCGCGCGGGTGCAACTCGGCAACCGTTCAGCGAACAGCGTGCAACTGACCAGCGGCGTGCAAGCCGGTGATTCCGTGATCGTGACCGGTCTGCTGGCCTTGCGCGATGGTGCCGCCGTGCGGGCGTTGACAAGACAAGCAGAGACCAAAGAAGTGAATGGCGAATAG
- a CDS encoding MarR family transcriptional regulator, translated as MPTSSLGYWCSIAAHQYFARLQEKLAHLDITHWFYVLLTIEEAEGKLSQQELADRLNLDKVAMTRALDHLGEKGYVERCDCEGDRRKYLIKLTPKARPAVKAIRKAYEELNEEAMKGLKKADRTVFLEQLMMTVKNLRGENPPAVVTTKRVNA; from the coding sequence ATGCCCACCTCCTCCCTTGGCTACTGGTGTTCCATCGCGGCGCACCAATACTTCGCCCGGCTACAGGAAAAGCTGGCGCACCTGGACATCACGCACTGGTTCTACGTGCTGTTGACCATCGAGGAGGCGGAAGGCAAGCTGAGCCAGCAGGAATTGGCCGACCGCCTGAACCTGGACAAGGTGGCGATGACGCGCGCGCTGGACCACCTGGGCGAGAAGGGCTACGTGGAGCGTTGCGATTGCGAAGGCGACCGCCGCAAGTACCTGATCAAGCTGACGCCCAAGGCGCGCCCTGCGGTGAAGGCGATCCGCAAGGCCTACGAGGAACTGAACGAGGAGGCGATGAAGGGCCTGAAGAAGGCGGACCGCACCGTGTTCCTGGAACAACTGATGATGACGGTAAAGAACCTGCGTGGCGAGAACCCACCTGCCGTGGTGACCACCAAACGCGTGAATGCATGA
- a CDS encoding IS110 family transposase — protein sequence MIAAEPEHQRIYDLLLSIDGVGPVLAAHLLALTEGFLRFKTARELACHAGVAPFEYSSGSSIRGKTRVSKQAQPTLKYLLHMAAVGCTARKGELQDYWKRKVAEGKHKMSVLNAIRNKLIHRICAVIERGTPFVRRTEPAAA from the coding sequence GTGATCGCGGCTGAGCCAGAGCACCAGCGCATCTACGATCTGCTCTTGTCCATCGATGGCGTTGGCCCCGTGTTGGCAGCGCATCTGCTGGCACTCACCGAGGGCTTCCTGCGCTTCAAGACCGCGCGCGAGCTGGCCTGCCACGCCGGGGTGGCACCCTTCGAGTACAGCTCCGGCTCCAGCATCCGAGGCAAAACGCGCGTCTCCAAACAAGCGCAGCCCACTTTGAAGTACCTGCTGCACATGGCGGCTGTGGGATGCACGGCACGCAAAGGCGAATTGCAGGACTACTGGAAGCGCAAGGTGGCCGAAGGCAAGCACAAGATGAGCGTGCTCAACGCCATCCGCAACAAGCTCATCCACCGCATCTGCGCCGTGATCGAACGGGGTACGCCATTCGTGCGCAGAACGGAACCGGCCGCTGCGTAG
- a CDS encoding transposase, whose amino-acid sequence MRHWIGIDVSKATLDVALLDEQGKVTAEEKVANTEKGLRSMWKRWTKMYGLKKDQCLVCLEPTGHYSHLPLETLVRLEVPTWLAHPTDIIKSIGTTRGKNDRIDALRIADYARRFHDKARLVTADHLRTNKLKQLLARRENLVRRKTMHHTQIRNLDHCVDQSLRAAFTRIDKAQITALDKSIKQIETMIKEGDRG is encoded by the coding sequence ATGAGACACTGGATCGGCATTGATGTGAGCAAGGCGACCTTGGATGTGGCCTTGCTGGACGAACAAGGCAAGGTCACCGCCGAAGAGAAGGTGGCCAACACGGAGAAGGGACTACGCAGCATGTGGAAGCGCTGGACCAAGATGTACGGGCTGAAGAAGGACCAATGCCTGGTGTGCCTGGAGCCCACCGGCCATTACTCGCATCTTCCGCTGGAGACACTCGTGCGGTTGGAGGTTCCCACCTGGCTTGCGCACCCCACGGACATCATCAAGAGCATCGGCACCACGCGTGGCAAGAACGACCGCATCGATGCACTTCGGATCGCGGATTACGCACGCCGCTTCCACGACAAGGCCAGGCTTGTAACCGCCGATCACCTGCGCACCAACAAGCTCAAGCAACTGCTCGCCCGGCGTGAGAATCTGGTGCGTCGCAAGACCATGCACCACACCCAGATCCGCAACCTGGACCATTGCGTGGACCAGTCGTTGCGCGCGGCCTTCACACGCATCGACAAGGCGCAGATCACCGCGCTCGACAAGTCGATCAAGCAGATCGAGACCATGATCAAAGAGGGTGATCGCGGCTGA
- a CDS encoding ABC transporter permease → MLKNLLLTGFRNLWKQKLYTLINLMGLATGLACFVLIGLYVQHQRSFDRFVPHVDRVYRVVGEIEMEGQGEHSSSMVFGLGPTLFSDHPELIERYCRWFDFQDPQHTLKVGDSLSTDKMFTESGLYLVDSTVFDIFNYPLLVGDPKTALTKPGSIVLSQELAKKYFGDKDPMGQMMKWDNAMDVQVTGILGEIPRNSHIQFEGLVSFYTITQFWQKIEKNNWVWNPCWTYVRLKEGISAAEVNRVFPDFIQKYYPDFLKNQIGHELQPLAGIHLTSKLDFEMRQNGDAGSVNILWAIGFFIIVLAGVNFMNLATARSAYRAREVGVRKAAGAARGQLIAQFLLESVLMSLLAALIALALIHLLMPAFNQLAGEAMKLPQLLVPYVLGIAVVVGLLSGIYPAFFLSSFQPATVLKGNSGGTSRGQALRKALVVVQFAIALVLIIGTVFVKRQHDHLQSVDLGFNKEQVILIPVRAPMSDVYLAVFPELKKISGVKAVSWANDIIGKKHNTHEFNWGTMEQGKWTYLPCLYVNPEFQDAMDIELLAGRWFSRDFPGDDSLSVIVNETFARQTHPDDPTKAIGDRMDTPHGEERIIAVTKDFAFDPLFKAVQPFVFDMTTDIGQWLRYIYIRTEGGDPTPVIEAARKEWNSRTTQFPFEYQFLNDQLNMQYEAQGRLAKLVGIFSLLAVFIACLGLFALASWTAEKRTREIGIRKVMGADTVRITWVVTRDFLFLVLIGALVAVPLAWFGVGRWLENFAFRTHIEPLVFIGAGLVVLLIAAFTVSFRAIRAAQTDPVRALRHE, encoded by the coding sequence ATGCTCAAGAACCTCCTCCTCACCGGCTTCCGCAACCTCTGGAAGCAGAAGCTCTACACGCTGATCAACCTGATGGGCCTGGCCACGGGGCTCGCGTGCTTCGTGCTCATTGGGCTGTACGTGCAGCACCAGCGAAGCTTCGATCGGTTCGTGCCCCATGTGGATCGCGTGTACCGCGTGGTGGGCGAGATCGAGATGGAAGGCCAGGGTGAGCACTCGAGCAGCATGGTCTTCGGTCTTGGACCAACGCTCTTCAGCGACCATCCCGAGTTGATCGAGCGCTATTGCCGCTGGTTCGACTTCCAGGATCCGCAGCACACGCTGAAGGTGGGGGACAGCCTCAGCACCGACAAGATGTTCACCGAGAGCGGCCTCTACCTGGTGGACAGCACGGTGTTCGACATCTTCAACTACCCGCTATTGGTGGGCGATCCGAAGACGGCGCTCACCAAGCCCGGCAGCATCGTGCTCTCGCAGGAACTGGCGAAGAAGTACTTCGGCGACAAGGATCCCATGGGGCAGATGATGAAGTGGGACAACGCGATGGATGTGCAGGTCACAGGCATCCTCGGCGAGATCCCGCGCAACTCGCACATCCAATTCGAGGGGCTGGTCTCGTTCTACACCATCACGCAGTTCTGGCAGAAGATCGAGAAGAACAACTGGGTCTGGAACCCGTGCTGGACCTACGTACGCCTGAAAGAAGGGATCAGCGCGGCTGAAGTGAACAGGGTCTTCCCCGACTTCATCCAGAAGTATTACCCCGACTTCCTCAAGAACCAGATCGGGCATGAGCTGCAGCCGCTGGCGGGCATCCACCTCACCAGCAAACTGGATTTCGAGATGCGGCAGAACGGCGATGCGGGCAGCGTGAACATCCTCTGGGCCATCGGTTTCTTCATCATCGTGTTGGCGGGCGTGAACTTCATGAACCTCGCCACAGCACGAAGTGCGTACCGCGCGCGTGAGGTCGGTGTGCGCAAAGCAGCGGGTGCGGCGCGTGGCCAATTGATCGCGCAATTCCTGCTGGAGAGCGTGCTGATGAGTTTGCTCGCGGCGCTGATCGCCCTCGCGCTGATCCACTTGCTGATGCCCGCCTTCAACCAGCTCGCAGGTGAAGCGATGAAATTGCCGCAATTGCTCGTGCCCTACGTGCTCGGCATCGCGGTGGTCGTCGGTCTGCTCAGCGGGATCTACCCGGCCTTCTTCCTCTCCTCGTTCCAACCCGCGACCGTCCTGAAAGGCAACAGCGGCGGCACTTCACGCGGGCAAGCCTTGCGCAAGGCGTTGGTGGTGGTGCAATTCGCCATCGCGCTGGTGCTCATCATCGGCACCGTATTCGTGAAGCGCCAGCACGATCACTTGCAGAGCGTAGACCTGGGCTTCAACAAGGAGCAGGTGATCCTCATCCCCGTGCGCGCGCCGATGAGCGATGTGTACCTGGCCGTGTTCCCCGAGCTGAAGAAGATCAGCGGCGTGAAGGCCGTGAGCTGGGCCAACGACATCATCGGCAAGAAGCACAACACGCACGAGTTCAACTGGGGCACCATGGAGCAGGGCAAGTGGACCTACCTGCCGTGCCTCTACGTGAACCCCGAGTTCCAGGACGCAATGGACATCGAGCTGCTCGCTGGCCGTTGGTTCTCCCGCGACTTCCCCGGCGATGATTCGCTCAGTGTGATCGTGAACGAAACGTTCGCACGCCAAACGCATCCTGACGATCCCACCAAGGCCATCGGTGATCGCATGGACACGCCGCACGGCGAAGAACGCATCATCGCCGTCACCAAGGACTTCGCGTTCGACCCGCTCTTCAAGGCCGTGCAACCCTTCGTGTTCGACATGACCACCGATATCGGGCAATGGCTCCGATACATCTACATCCGCACCGAAGGCGGCGACCCCACGCCGGTGATCGAGGCCGCGCGCAAGGAGTGGAACAGCCGCACCACGCAATTCCCCTTCGAGTACCAGTTCCTCAACGATCAGCTCAACATGCAGTACGAAGCGCAAGGCCGCCTGGCGAAACTCGTCGGCATCTTCTCGCTGCTCGCGGTCTTCATCGCCTGCCTCGGCCTCTTCGCCCTCGCCTCCTGGACCGCCGAGAAACGCACACGCGAGATCGGCATCCGCAAAGTGATGGGCGCCGACACCGTGCGCATCACCTGGGTGGTCACGCGCGACTTCCTCTTCCTCGTGCTCATCGGCGCGCTGGTGGCAGTGCCGCTCGCGTGGTTCGGCGTGGGCCGCTGGCTGGAGAACTTCGCCTTCCGCACGCACATCGAGCCGCTGGTGTTCATCGGTGCAGGTCTGGTGGTGCTGCTGATCGCGGCGTTCACGGTGAGCTTCCGGGCGATCAGGGCGGCGCAGACGGATCCCGTGCGGGCGTTGCGGCATGAATAG
- a CDS encoding DoxX-like family protein, with translation MNVVRFVQQRAFRYFFALVWLVNGLWCKVLGGVPRHEVIVGAILDRDLAPQFTIAIGIAEIGMAGWIIAGWRYQLCAASQIAIILLMNVIEFFAVPHLLLWGRLNIVFATLLCGLIFWNGFSPRRTAHV, from the coding sequence ATGAACGTGGTCCGCTTCGTCCAACAACGCGCATTCCGCTACTTCTTCGCACTGGTCTGGCTGGTGAACGGACTTTGGTGCAAAGTGCTCGGCGGGGTGCCGCGCCATGAAGTGATCGTCGGGGCGATCCTGGATAGGGATCTTGCTCCGCAATTCACGATCGCCATCGGCATCGCGGAGATCGGTATGGCCGGGTGGATCATCGCAGGTTGGCGCTACCAGCTGTGTGCCGCGTCGCAGATCGCCATCATCCTGCTCATGAACGTGATCGAATTCTTCGCTGTGCCGCACCTCTTGCTATGGGGCCGCTTGAACATCGTCTTCGCCACGCTTCTTTGTGGCTTGATCTTTTGGAACGGTTTCTCCCCAAGACGCACGGCCCATGTTTGA
- a CDS encoding DUF2071 domain-containing protein, whose protein sequence is MFEVLKNHPFGVVADLERTVVLAFAAPAEELAALLPSFLEPDTFNERWGFVAMAAVRTRDLRPSGFPKWCGQDFWLIGYRIFVRYPNAVGKRLRGLYILGSETDRRLMAVLGNRFTHYGYRYKPMTAALGPHGISLRAKDGSTAVVVKDDGAAVALPSDSVFADWIEARRFVGPLPFTFSHNVRKDHVLIVEGSRTNWHPRPVSVVEHRCDFITNLRLSELRLSNAFTIDRVPYHWKPGILESLER, encoded by the coding sequence ATGTTTGAAGTGCTGAAGAACCATCCTTTCGGGGTGGTCGCCGACCTGGAGCGCACAGTTGTCCTCGCCTTTGCGGCCCCGGCGGAAGAGTTGGCCGCTCTGCTGCCCTCCTTTCTGGAACCGGACACGTTCAACGAGCGGTGGGGCTTTGTCGCCATGGCGGCGGTACGCACTCGCGATCTTCGCCCATCGGGATTTCCCAAGTGGTGCGGACAAGACTTCTGGTTGATCGGCTACCGCATCTTCGTTCGCTACCCCAACGCGGTTGGAAAGAGGCTACGGGGCCTCTACATCCTCGGCTCCGAAACGGATCGACGACTTATGGCTGTGCTCGGGAACCGCTTCACGCACTACGGCTATCGATACAAACCTATGACGGCTGCACTTGGCCCGCACGGCATTTCGTTGCGTGCAAAGGATGGATCGACCGCGGTGGTCGTGAAGGACGATGGCGCGGCGGTCGCGCTCCCGTCGGATTCCGTTTTCGCGGATTGGATCGAGGCGAGACGTTTCGTTGGGCCATTGCCATTCACCTTCAGCCATAATGTGCGAAAGGACCACGTGCTCATCGTGGAAGGCTCCCGCACGAACTGGCACCCAAGACCTGTCTCGGTAGTTGAGCATCGCTGCGACTTCATCACCAACCTCCGACTAAGCGAGCTCCGGCTGTCCAATGCCTTCACGATCGACCGCGTTCCCTATCACTGGAAACCGGGTATCCTGGAATCGCTCGAACGATGA
- a CDS encoding methyltransferase domain-containing protein, producing the protein MRGTYEGMWNVVRFNWPKYALGLAVVLLLLTGAWLVPAMRSEFGASCCVVTIMLIVPLVVSYIIYDRSDLYAMPWLGDLGPTHPRRVLNLNAGFDESSRILRHQYPNSALVVIDLFDAARYSEPSIARARKTYPPYPDTVSAPGGPLPVPCASVDLAVCFLSLHELRAHKDRVALLKDIRRTLTAEGRLVVTEHLRDLPNILAFTVGVFHFHSRRTWSEAFGEAGFRVASTHSTAGFITTHILQAA; encoded by the coding sequence ATGAGAGGCACGTACGAAGGGATGTGGAACGTGGTGCGATTCAACTGGCCGAAGTACGCGCTCGGACTGGCCGTGGTGCTGCTATTGTTGACCGGTGCTTGGTTGGTTCCCGCAATGCGAAGTGAGTTCGGAGCCTCTTGCTGCGTCGTTACGATCATGCTCATCGTTCCGCTGGTGGTCTCGTATATCATCTATGATCGATCCGACCTCTACGCCATGCCATGGCTGGGTGACCTTGGGCCGACACACCCCCGACGTGTACTAAACCTCAATGCTGGCTTCGATGAATCAAGCAGGATCCTTCGCCACCAATACCCGAACAGCGCATTGGTCGTGATCGATCTCTTCGATGCTGCTCGGTACAGCGAACCGTCCATAGCCCGGGCACGCAAGACCTATCCCCCATACCCTGACACGGTATCCGCTCCAGGTGGGCCGCTTCCGGTCCCGTGTGCATCGGTCGACCTTGCCGTGTGCTTCCTCTCACTTCATGAGCTGCGTGCGCACAAGGATCGCGTCGCTCTGCTGAAAGACATCCGACGCACCTTGACCGCTGAGGGCCGACTGGTGGTGACCGAACATCTCCGTGACCTGCCGAACATCCTTGCGTTCACGGTCGGCGTGTTCCATTTCCATTCCCGCAGGACGTGGTCGGAAGCATTTGGAGAAGCGGGATTTCGCGTCGCCTCCACCCACAGCACTGCGGGCTTCATCACCACCCACATTCTTCAAGCGGCATGA
- a CDS encoding SDR family oxidoreductase, protein MKPTSNTMLITGGTSGIGRALAEQFHQAGNQVIITGRRQQKLDEITGAHPGMRGMQLDVTDSRAIHAFATRLQGDFPKLNVLINNAGIMAQEDLSAGTEALAVAEDIIQTNVTSVLQLTAALMPTLLRQPSSTIMATTSGLAFVPRADYPAYCGSKAFLHSWLQSLRHQLRGTNVEVLELAPPYVQTELTGPAQATDPDAMPLAEYIAEVMQLLRSSSFPHGEILVERVKMLRDAERSGNYEMVFGVLNQG, encoded by the coding sequence ATGAAACCGACAAGTAATACCATGCTCATCACCGGCGGCACCAGCGGCATCGGTCGCGCGCTCGCCGAACAGTTCCATCAGGCGGGAAACCAGGTCATCATCACAGGCCGCCGCCAGCAAAAGCTCGATGAGATCACCGGCGCCCATCCGGGCATGCGCGGCATGCAGCTCGACGTCACCGACAGCCGTGCCATTCACGCGTTCGCGACCCGTTTGCAAGGCGACTTCCCCAAGTTGAACGTATTGATCAACAACGCCGGCATCATGGCCCAGGAGGACCTGAGCGCGGGCACCGAGGCACTGGCCGTGGCGGAGGACATCATCCAGACCAACGTCACCAGCGTGCTGCAGCTCACGGCCGCGTTGATGCCTACGCTGCTGCGACAGCCCAGCTCCACCATCATGGCCACCACCTCCGGCCTGGCTTTCGTACCGCGCGCCGATTATCCTGCATACTGCGGCAGCAAGGCCTTTCTGCATTCCTGGCTGCAGTCGCTCCGGCACCAGTTGCGTGGCACGAATGTGGAAGTCCTGGAGCTCGCTCCGCCCTACGTGCAGACCGAGCTCACCGGACCCGCACAGGCCACCGACCCGGATGCCATGCCCTTGGCCGAATACATCGCCGAAGTGATGCAGCTCCTGCGATCCTCGTCCTTTCCCCACGGCGAGATCCTCGTGGAGCGAGTGAAGATGCTACGCGATGCGGAGCGCAGTGGGAATTACGAGATGGTGTTCGGGGTGTTGAATCAGGGGTGA